Proteins encoded by one window of Mercenaria mercenaria strain notata chromosome 4, MADL_Memer_1, whole genome shotgun sequence:
- the LOC123551645 gene encoding uncharacterized protein LOC123551645, producing MKITYVLALVLVFAVVAMAAKPNKAERKALRKCKPYTFSYTECAKGNMTITKNPTAGVDGCQPETYEKPCVEENTFTSKKNGCVMTKKIDRTACGVPGSDPETTEFTITLTKTGCTNSKKNKETTKTGLCKTGVKPKGGKGGKRGKGGKGGKGGKRKGNRREKKTQNQ from the exons aTGAAGATTACATACGTTTTAGCACTTGTGTTGGTGTTTGCAGTGGTTGCTATGGCAGCCAAGCCAAACAAAGCTGAAAGAAAAGCACTAA GGAAGTGCAAGCCTTACACGTTCAGTTATACAGAATGTGCGAAAGGTAACATGACAATCACAAAGAATCCTACAGCTGGCGTGGATGGCTGTCAGCCAGAAACATATGAAAAGCCTTGTGTTGAAGAGAACACTTTCACTTCAA agaaaaatggTTGTGTGATGACAAAGAAAATTGATAGAACTGCATGTGGTGTACCTGGTAGTGACCCTGAAACAACAGAATTTACTATAACACTAACTAAGACTGGCTGTACAAATAGCAAAAAGAACAAGGAGACTACAAAGACAGGACTTTGTAAAACTGGAG TCAAACCTAAAGGTGGTAAAGGAGGTAAAAGGGGTAAAGGCGGCAAAGGAGGCAAGGGAGGCAAGAGGAAAGGTAACCGCAGAGAGAAAAAGACACAGAATCAGTAG